From the Terriglobales bacterium genome, the window TCACTGCCAAGAAGAACGGGCCCTTCCGCGTGGAAGGCGACCTTAGCCAGCTCAAGCTCACCGACGCCGACGGCAACGCCTATGACCTGACGGGCAAGCCGGGCATCTCGCTGTGCCGCTGCGGCGGCTCGGTG encodes:
- a CDS encoding CDGSH iron-sulfur domain-containing protein, whose product is MGEIRITAKKNGPFRVEGDLSQLKLTDADGNAYDLTGKPGISLCRCGGSVNKPFCDGTHSKLGFQAAESAVKKVEESGPMGTKM